The following coding sequences are from one Prosthecobacter vanneervenii window:
- a CDS encoding AraC family transcriptional regulator: MASPFQETTFLRNLYATPADWQRDLFYSVVRAGHLKAGYEHRIERETYPGHELILCLKGRGWVQIAGKRHEVGPGALLWVNCHHPHLYGAAKKDPWELYWMRVEGRPLDRIAELLQVRSQPVLEGINEQLVASEFECAFEQMSGTRPSDAAQASAAVASIIGQAFHVRLSEPGQVQPELPSAVSKALERMRLYFHLPMRVVELAQLSGMSESHFSRQFKAAIGTSPIDWLRRERINQAKRRLIESDDPVKEIARQVGYHDQFFFSKDFKKMTKLTPTQFREQEKQS, encoded by the coding sequence ATGGCTTCGCCGTTTCAGGAAACCACATTCTTGAGGAATCTTTATGCCACTCCCGCCGACTGGCAGCGCGATTTGTTTTATTCAGTAGTGCGCGCAGGCCATCTGAAGGCAGGCTATGAGCACCGCATCGAGCGCGAGACCTACCCCGGCCACGAGCTCATTCTCTGTCTCAAAGGTCGCGGCTGGGTCCAGATCGCGGGCAAGCGCCACGAAGTCGGCCCCGGCGCGCTCCTGTGGGTCAACTGCCACCATCCTCACCTCTACGGTGCTGCAAAAAAGGATCCCTGGGAGCTCTACTGGATGCGTGTGGAAGGCCGTCCGCTGGACCGCATTGCCGAGCTCCTGCAGGTGCGCTCCCAGCCCGTGCTGGAGGGCATCAATGAGCAGCTCGTTGCCAGTGAATTTGAGTGCGCCTTTGAGCAAATGAGCGGCACCCGCCCCAGCGATGCCGCCCAGGCCAGCGCCGCCGTGGCCTCCATCATCGGCCAGGCCTTCCACGTCCGCCTTTCGGAGCCGGGCCAGGTGCAGCCCGAGCTGCCCTCCGCCGTCTCCAAGGCCCTCGAGCGCATGCGCCTCTACTTCCATCTCCCCATGCGTGTGGTGGAGCTGGCCCAGCTCAGCGGCATGAGCGAGAGCCACTTCAGCCGCCAGTTCAAAGCCGCCATCGGCACCAGCCCCATCGACTGGCTGCGTCGGGAGCGCATCAATCAGGCCAAGCGCCGCCTCATCGAATCCGACGACCCCGTCAAGGAGATCGCCCGTCAGGTGGGCTACCACGACCAGTTCTTCTTCTCCAAGGACTTCAAGAAGATGACCAAGCTCACTCCCACGCAGTTCCGCGAGCAGGAAAAGCAGTCATAA
- the rlmN gene encoding 23S rRNA (adenine(2503)-C(2))-methyltransferase RlmN — translation MSTTHEPQGLLGMKPEEIAAVFAELGQPAFRAKQLVEWVFAKRAASLEEMTNLPKATREALATRFVTRTMSIAKVTGSRDTTRKFLLKLRDGRYVETVLIPANPALYGGASDRRTLCVSSQVGCAYDCKFCASGLAGFTRNLTAAEIVEQIVQVEAYAGERVDNLVFMGMGEPLANFSNVTKAIEILNAEWGIGIGARHMTVSTSGLAPQIKKLADFPLQIRLAISLHGATDEVRDQIMPVNRKHNLAELFEALDYWNQKRKQFLTFEFILIANVNDSLPQAQALAKRARSANAKVNLIPYNTVDGLDWVRPSEASQDAFLAVLTNAGVTATLRREKGHDIAAACGQLRLKQETELGIIESPIPAKRITIGGGAG, via the coding sequence ATGAGCACCACACACGAACCCCAGGGCCTCCTCGGCATGAAGCCGGAGGAGATCGCCGCCGTGTTTGCGGAGCTGGGGCAGCCCGCTTTTCGTGCCAAGCAGCTTGTCGAATGGGTCTTTGCCAAACGCGCCGCCAGCTTGGAGGAGATGACCAATCTGCCCAAGGCCACCCGCGAGGCCCTGGCCACCCGCTTCGTCACGCGCACCATGAGCATCGCCAAGGTTACCGGCTCTCGCGATACGACTCGTAAATTCCTCCTCAAACTCCGCGACGGCCGCTATGTCGAGACCGTGCTCATCCCGGCCAATCCTGCCCTCTACGGCGGTGCCTCCGACCGCCGTACCCTCTGCGTCTCCAGCCAGGTGGGCTGCGCCTACGACTGCAAATTCTGCGCCAGCGGCCTCGCCGGCTTCACCCGTAATCTCACTGCGGCCGAGATCGTCGAGCAGATCGTGCAGGTGGAGGCCTACGCTGGAGAGCGTGTGGACAACCTTGTCTTCATGGGCATGGGAGAGCCCCTGGCCAATTTCTCCAACGTCACCAAGGCCATCGAGATCCTGAATGCAGAGTGGGGCATCGGCATCGGTGCGCGGCACATGACCGTCAGCACCAGCGGACTGGCCCCGCAGATCAAAAAGCTGGCGGATTTCCCGCTGCAGATCCGCCTGGCCATCTCCCTGCATGGCGCCACCGACGAGGTGCGCGACCAGATCATGCCGGTGAACCGCAAGCACAACCTCGCCGAACTCTTCGAGGCGCTCGACTACTGGAACCAGAAGCGGAAGCAGTTCCTTACCTTTGAGTTCATTCTCATCGCCAATGTGAATGACAGTCTGCCGCAGGCCCAGGCCCTGGCCAAACGCGCCCGCAGCGCCAATGCCAAGGTAAACCTCATCCCTTACAACACCGTCGATGGCCTCGACTGGGTGCGCCCAAGCGAGGCCAGTCAGGATGCCTTTCTCGCTGTGCTTACGAATGCGGGTGTCACCGCCACGCTGCGCCGGGAAAAAGGCCACGACATCGCTGCAGCCTGCGGTCAGCTCCGTCTCAAGCAGGAGACAGAGCTTGGCATCATCGAATCGCCCATCCCCGCCAAGCGCATCACCATCGGCGGCGGCGCTGGCTGA
- a CDS encoding cyclic nucleotide-binding domain-containing protein codes for MKEFAYIHDEKHNPSPLRAVPALASFSDDQLDDVLNSSSLLQCEPGDCIIQEGSIDSRIYVLLSGELEVRVGTKKVASITRIGEVFGELALVNHDKRLASVLASSKAVCLAVDQKFLQDIHPREQDPDFHAALYEFVARLVVRKLEATSRRLAQVEKELRELKEAQAAPVSKPVVPKLKRPVKRAPAAAVRKPTRSKVR; via the coding sequence ATGAAAGAGTTTGCTTACATCCATGACGAGAAGCACAACCCGTCGCCTCTGCGTGCGGTTCCGGCTCTCGCCAGTTTCAGCGATGACCAGCTCGATGATGTGCTCAATTCCAGCAGCCTGCTGCAGTGCGAGCCAGGAGATTGCATCATCCAAGAAGGCAGCATCGACTCCCGCATCTACGTCCTGCTCAGCGGTGAGCTGGAGGTGCGGGTCGGCACCAAGAAGGTGGCCTCCATCACCCGCATCGGGGAAGTTTTTGGCGAGCTGGCGCTCGTGAACCATGACAAGCGTCTCGCCTCCGTGCTCGCCTCTTCAAAGGCGGTATGCCTGGCGGTGGACCAGAAGTTTTTGCAGGACATCCATCCGCGCGAGCAGGATCCGGATTTCCACGCGGCCCTCTATGAGTTTGTGGCCCGCCTCGTGGTGCGCAAGCTGGAAGCCACCTCCCGCCGTCTGGCGCAGGTGGAAAAAGAGCTGCGTGAGCTGAAGGAAGCGCAGGCAGCCCCTGTCTCCAAGCCCGTGGTGCCCAAGCTCAAGCGCCCCGTGAAACGCGCCCCTGCCGCAGCGGTGCGGAAACCTACACGAAGCAAAGTACGATAA
- a CDS encoding leucine-rich repeat domain-containing protein, with amino-acid sequence MKPSLLLVLPLLLTQCGDEPKKNAPAEAAKPAAENKAAAPAAPAPAPAKEEPKKVYWTQEMMHTEIKYHNPGYLGDGQFNIENGNVIALSLRGAKIENVKFLEHIEPLALDLSETPITDLRPLQGKKLVELYLEDTKVKDLSALRGMPLEKLYLSRTPVENLAALEKMPLVELNAVGCPIGDISGIAHCPIQMLWLTDCPVEDIRALKTVPLVSVTLHRTKVKDLSPLSGTALQRLHIGETPVTDLTPLKGMKLTRLVFSPASIKAGIDVAKELPLQEIGTRFDDGGKDLMPPASFWPAYDAAVKSGGN; translated from the coding sequence ATGAAGCCCAGCCTGCTCCTTGTACTGCCTCTGCTCCTGACTCAGTGTGGTGATGAGCCCAAGAAAAATGCGCCTGCGGAGGCGGCCAAGCCTGCAGCGGAAAACAAGGCAGCGGCCCCTGCTGCTCCTGCCCCAGCGCCTGCCAAAGAGGAGCCAAAGAAGGTCTATTGGACGCAGGAGATGATGCACACGGAGATCAAGTACCACAACCCGGGGTACCTGGGGGACGGGCAGTTTAACATCGAGAATGGCAACGTGATCGCGCTGAGCTTGCGCGGGGCGAAGATCGAGAATGTGAAGTTTCTGGAGCATATCGAGCCGCTGGCGCTGGATCTGAGCGAGACACCGATCACCGACCTGAGGCCGCTGCAGGGCAAAAAGCTGGTGGAGCTGTACCTGGAGGACACGAAGGTCAAAGATCTCTCCGCCCTGCGTGGCATGCCGCTGGAGAAGCTCTACCTGAGCCGCACGCCCGTGGAGAACCTGGCGGCGCTGGAAAAAATGCCGCTGGTGGAGCTGAACGCGGTGGGCTGCCCGATCGGAGACATTTCGGGGATCGCGCACTGCCCGATCCAGATGCTGTGGCTGACAGACTGCCCAGTGGAAGACATCCGTGCCCTAAAAACGGTGCCGCTGGTAAGCGTAACGCTGCACCGCACGAAGGTGAAGGACCTCTCCCCGCTGAGCGGCACGGCGCTGCAGCGCCTGCACATTGGCGAAACGCCTGTGACAGATCTGACACCGCTAAAGGGCATGAAGCTGACAAGGCTGGTTTTCAGCCCTGCGAGCATCAAGGCAGGCATTGATGTGGCGAAAGAGCTGCCGCTGCAGGAGATCGGCACGCGTTTTGACGATGGTGGCAAGGACCTGATGCCCCCTGCGAGCTTCTGGCCCGCCTATGATGCCGCTGTGAAAAGTGGCGGAAATTGA
- a CDS encoding sulfatase produces MRPLLLLASLFLVSSAFAAKPNVLLIIADDLGYNDVGFQGSKEITTPNLDKLAARSLVCTNGYVSHPFCSPTRAGIMTGRYQHRFGHENNPAWVPQDTVAGLPLTETTFPQLMRQAGYVTGAVGKWHLGAHPQFHPNERGFDEYFGALGGGHQYFPGDKGGVEYTIPLNRNGKDEAQTKYLTEQFGDEASSFVERHAGKDKPWMLYLAFNAPHTPLQAPQKWLDRYSQLADKSRQTYAAMVSAMDEAIGAVLAKLEATKQDENTLIYFVSDNGGPNLQAKSGTNFTSNAPLRGAKGMVYEGGMRVPFLVSWPARIKPGKYEQPVIALDFLPTSLAAADSAELTPKNLDGVNLLPFLSGEKPAAPHDLLFWRTGGPGGNNAVRRGSMKLVRLGKAEPELYDLAADIGESKNLAADKPEVVKELVSAIADWEKGTIAPIFESPKQGKPAAKKKKK; encoded by the coding sequence ATGCGCCCGCTTCTTCTCCTTGCCTCACTGTTTCTCGTATCGTCCGCCTTCGCTGCCAAACCCAACGTCCTGCTCATCATCGCCGACGATCTGGGCTACAACGATGTCGGCTTTCAGGGTTCCAAGGAGATCACCACGCCCAATCTCGACAAGCTGGCCGCACGCAGCCTCGTCTGCACCAATGGCTATGTCTCCCACCCTTTCTGCAGCCCCACGCGCGCAGGCATCATGACCGGGCGCTACCAGCACCGCTTTGGCCATGAAAACAATCCCGCCTGGGTGCCGCAGGATACCGTGGCAGGCCTTCCGCTCACGGAGACCACCTTTCCGCAGCTCATGCGCCAGGCCGGCTACGTCACGGGTGCCGTGGGCAAGTGGCACCTCGGCGCGCATCCGCAGTTCCACCCGAATGAGCGCGGTTTTGATGAATACTTCGGCGCTCTCGGCGGCGGGCATCAGTACTTTCCCGGAGACAAAGGCGGCGTGGAGTACACCATCCCTCTCAATCGCAACGGCAAGGACGAAGCGCAGACCAAGTACCTCACTGAGCAGTTTGGCGATGAGGCTTCGTCATTCGTGGAGCGCCACGCTGGCAAGGACAAGCCCTGGATGCTCTATCTCGCCTTCAATGCCCCGCACACACCTCTCCAGGCTCCGCAGAAGTGGCTGGATAGGTACTCCCAGCTTGCCGACAAAAGCCGCCAGACCTACGCCGCCATGGTCTCGGCCATGGACGAAGCCATCGGTGCCGTGCTCGCCAAACTGGAAGCCACCAAGCAGGACGAGAACACACTCATCTATTTTGTCAGCGACAACGGAGGTCCTAATCTCCAGGCGAAAAGCGGCACCAACTTCACCAGCAACGCTCCCCTGCGTGGGGCCAAGGGCATGGTCTATGAAGGCGGCATGCGTGTGCCCTTCCTCGTCAGCTGGCCCGCAAGGATCAAGCCCGGCAAATACGAGCAGCCCGTCATCGCACTCGACTTCCTGCCCACCTCTCTGGCCGCTGCAGACTCCGCAGAGCTGACGCCGAAAAATCTGGATGGCGTGAATCTGCTGCCCTTCCTCAGTGGCGAAAAACCCGCCGCTCCTCATGACCTCCTCTTCTGGCGCACTGGCGGCCCCGGAGGCAACAACGCCGTGCGTCGTGGCAGCATGAAGCTCGTGCGTCTCGGCAAGGCGGAGCCTGAACTCTACGATCTCGCTGCAGACATCGGCGAGTCCAAAAACCTCGCCGCTGATAAGCCCGAAGTGGTCAAGGAACTCGTCTCCGCCATCGCCGATTGGGAAAAAGGCACCATCGCCCCCATCTTCGAAAGCCCCAAGCAGGGCAAACCTGCCGCGAAGAAGAAAAAGAAATAG
- a CDS encoding exo-beta-N-acetylmuramidase NamZ domain-containing protein has translation MLRPFLFLLFVSVAMADDFDSLRAVVSKAVTKQNPAGAVLWLESGDQKLTLVEGQRALLPAKEAMTEDTVFDAASLTKVVATLPSVLILMQQGKIDLEAEARRYIPEMRACITLRHLLTHTSGFKPGIPKEPEWSGYAAGIERAIATEPDGPPGRFFRYSDINFILLGEIVQRVSGMKLNEFAAQYVFEPLHMDSTRFLPPDEWKPRIAPTEKDESGTMLRGVVHDPTSRKMGGVAGHAGLFTTAGDLAKYARMLLQGGAGVLKPETVKLMTAPQTPATVFERRGLGWDIDSAFSRPRGKIFPLGSYGHTGFTGTSLWIDPASQSFVIFMSSRLHPHGKGSVRDLYEDIGTTAAQCLKLAPAAGSLWPRAEKEVPTVLNGIDVLARRKFADLKGLRIGLITNQTGIDARRQSTIDLLAKAPDVKLKKLFSPEHGIRGELDQEKISNSTDKKTGLPIISLYGTQRAPTQEQLADVDALVFDIQDIGCRFYTYIGTMRLCMESAAKAKKAFYVLDRVNPIGGLQVEGPAVIDAEKPTSTHAIPLRHGMTAGELAAMMNAERAMQCDLKIIPVEGWQRSLLFDQTGLPWINPSPNMRSLNAALLYPGIGLLEFSITVGRGTDTPFEVFGAPYVDDLRLSYELNKLGLPGVQFTPVCFTPTASIFKGQPCGGVRMTITDREALRPVELGVAVACTLQRLYPKAFDLPKVDTLMNRATSVKKIAAGDSWRQVLADWAEGTQAFEQRRSAFLRY, from the coding sequence ATGCTGCGCCCGTTCCTTTTCCTTCTCTTCGTCTCCGTCGCCATGGCGGACGACTTTGATTCGCTGCGCGCCGTGGTGTCCAAAGCTGTCACCAAACAAAACCCTGCCGGTGCTGTGCTGTGGTTGGAGAGCGGAGATCAAAAGCTCACTCTCGTCGAAGGCCAGCGGGCACTCCTGCCGGCCAAAGAGGCCATGACTGAAGACACGGTCTTTGATGCGGCTTCTTTGACCAAGGTCGTTGCCACCCTGCCCAGCGTTTTGATCCTCATGCAGCAGGGAAAGATCGATCTGGAGGCCGAGGCACGGCGCTACATCCCCGAGATGCGTGCTTGCATCACACTGCGGCACCTGCTTACCCACACCTCCGGCTTCAAGCCGGGCATCCCCAAGGAGCCCGAATGGTCGGGCTACGCGGCGGGCATCGAGCGCGCCATCGCCACCGAGCCCGATGGCCCGCCCGGCCGCTTCTTTCGCTACTCGGACATCAATTTCATTCTGCTTGGCGAGATCGTCCAGCGCGTCAGCGGCATGAAGTTAAACGAGTTCGCCGCGCAGTACGTCTTCGAGCCCCTGCACATGGACTCCACCCGCTTCCTCCCGCCTGATGAGTGGAAGCCACGCATCGCCCCCACGGAGAAAGACGAGAGCGGCACCATGCTGCGTGGCGTGGTGCATGATCCCACCTCTCGCAAAATGGGCGGCGTCGCCGGGCACGCCGGCCTCTTCACCACCGCAGGCGATCTGGCCAAATATGCGCGCATGCTCCTCCAGGGCGGAGCCGGTGTGCTGAAACCGGAAACGGTCAAGCTCATGACCGCACCGCAGACTCCAGCCACCGTCTTTGAGCGCCGCGGCCTCGGCTGGGACATCGACTCCGCATTTAGCAGGCCACGCGGCAAGATTTTCCCCCTCGGTTCCTACGGCCACACCGGCTTCACCGGCACCAGCCTGTGGATCGATCCCGCCTCGCAGTCCTTCGTCATCTTCATGAGCTCCCGCCTGCATCCGCATGGCAAAGGCAGCGTGCGTGACTTGTATGAAGACATTGGCACCACCGCAGCTCAGTGCCTCAAGCTCGCTCCCGCAGCGGGCTCGCTCTGGCCTCGGGCAGAAAAGGAAGTGCCCACCGTGCTCAATGGCATCGACGTGCTTGCCCGCCGAAAATTTGCCGATCTCAAAGGACTTCGCATCGGCCTCATCACCAATCAGACCGGCATCGACGCCCGTCGGCAAAGCACCATCGATCTCCTCGCCAAGGCCCCCGACGTGAAGCTGAAAAAACTTTTCAGCCCCGAGCACGGCATCCGTGGCGAGCTGGACCAGGAAAAGATCAGCAACTCCACCGACAAAAAGACCGGCCTGCCCATCATCAGCCTCTACGGCACCCAGCGCGCACCCACCCAGGAGCAGCTCGCCGACGTGGACGCCCTCGTCTTCGACATCCAGGACATCGGCTGCCGCTTCTACACCTACATCGGCACCATGCGGCTCTGCATGGAGTCCGCCGCCAAGGCCAAAAAAGCCTTCTATGTGCTCGATCGCGTCAACCCCATCGGCGGCCTCCAGGTGGAAGGCCCCGCCGTCATCGATGCCGAAAAACCCACCTCCACCCACGCCATCCCCCTTCGTCACGGCATGACCGCCGGCGAACTCGCCGCCATGATGAACGCCGAGCGCGCCATGCAGTGCGATCTGAAAATCATCCCCGTCGAGGGCTGGCAGCGCTCTCTGCTCTTTGATCAGACAGGTCTCCCCTGGATCAATCCCTCGCCCAACATGCGCTCGCTCAATGCCGCGCTGCTGTATCCTGGTATCGGCCTGCTGGAGTTCAGCATCACCGTCGGTCGCGGCACAGACACCCCCTTTGAAGTCTTTGGCGCACCTTATGTGGATGACCTGCGCCTGTCCTATGAGCTGAACAAACTCGGTCTCCCTGGTGTGCAGTTCACCCCCGTCTGCTTCACCCCCACCGCCAGTATCTTCAAAGGCCAGCCCTGCGGCGGCGTGCGCATGACCATCACCGACCGCGAGGCGCTCCGCCCCGTGGAGCTCGGCGTGGCCGTGGCTTGCACCCTGCAGCGCCTGTATCCCAAAGCCTTCGACCTTCCCAAAGTGGACACCCTCATGAACCGCGCCACCAGCGTCAAAAAAATTGCTGCCGGAGATTCCTGGCGTCAGGTCTTGGCAGACTGGGCGGAGGGTACGCAGGCCTTTGAGCAGCGCCGCAGCGCATTTCTCCGCTACTGA
- a CDS encoding substrate-binding domain-containing protein, whose protein sequence is MNLRRCLLACTLLIAACGKEGSGRAESRGTIAVSLLSLQNPFFKVIGDNVAAEAAKHGYDTLVVSADHDVARQSNQIKDFVVKDVAAIVLSPADSKAIVPVIQEANKAGIPVFTVDVPCNEPGVKITTQVATDNYGGGRMAGEAMIEALQGKGGKIGVLDLKAVESCILRVKGFREVIDAHNATAVSKIEIVSQLDCGGANDKGYKVTEDMLQAQPDLVGIFAINDPGALGARGALEKAGKADRVVIIGFDGQPEGKQAIKDGKIYADPIQFPDKMGQEVVRAYMRYSRGEDLPPALLIPTSLYRKADGAADASLH, encoded by the coding sequence ATGAATCTACGCCGCTGTCTCCTCGCCTGCACTCTCCTGATCGCCGCCTGCGGCAAAGAAGGCAGCGGGCGCGCTGAATCGCGCGGCACCATCGCCGTCTCGCTCCTCTCTCTGCAAAATCCCTTCTTCAAAGTCATCGGCGACAACGTCGCCGCCGAGGCTGCAAAGCATGGTTACGACACCCTCGTGGTCAGTGCCGACCACGACGTCGCGCGCCAGAGCAATCAGATCAAAGACTTCGTCGTCAAAGACGTGGCCGCCATCGTGCTCAGCCCCGCCGACTCCAAGGCCATCGTTCCCGTCATCCAGGAGGCCAACAAGGCCGGCATCCCCGTCTTCACCGTGGACGTGCCCTGCAACGAGCCCGGCGTCAAAATCACCACCCAGGTGGCCACGGACAACTACGGCGGCGGCAGGATGGCGGGCGAGGCCATGATCGAGGCTCTGCAAGGGAAGGGGGGCAAGATCGGCGTGCTCGACCTCAAGGCGGTCGAATCTTGCATTCTTCGCGTGAAGGGATTCCGCGAAGTCATCGACGCCCACAACGCCACCGCCGTGAGCAAGATCGAGATCGTCAGCCAGCTCGACTGCGGCGGCGCCAATGACAAAGGCTACAAGGTCACCGAAGACATGCTCCAGGCCCAGCCGGATCTCGTGGGCATCTTTGCCATCAATGACCCCGGTGCTCTCGGCGCGCGCGGAGCCCTCGAAAAAGCCGGAAAGGCAGATCGTGTGGTGATCATCGGCTTCGACGGCCAGCCCGAAGGCAAGCAGGCCATCAAAGACGGCAAAATCTACGCCGACCCCATCCAGTTCCCCGACAAGATGGGCCAGGAAGTCGTGCGCGCCTACATGCGCTATTCCAGAGGCGAAGACCTGCCGCCTGCGCTCCTCATTCCCACAAGCCTATACCGCAAAGCCGATGGCGCGGCAGATGCTTCACTCCACTGA